A stretch of the Campylobacter sp. 19-13652 genome encodes the following:
- the pseI gene encoding pseudaminic acid synthase: MKDRIKIDSKELGRGCAPYIIAELSANHGGDIELAKKSIFAAANAGASAVKLQHYKPETITFNSNAPEYMITSGPWAGQSLYELYNGAFMPWEWTAELVKTAKEAGITLFSSPFDKSAIELLEKFDMPAYKIASTEIIDTALIKLAASTKKPLIISTGNASLAQLDEAIQTALKAGCEELVVLKCTSHYPSLPEEMNLSAIKMLSKIYGCVVGLSDHTRGIAVPVAAVALGASVIEKHFMLDCSVKSADDFFSVTADELKELVSGCNDAFKAIGKPVLESVNLKAGRSLIAVKDIVKGEKLIFNKNFTSLRPGGGIEPKYYDLVDKKTAKTDIKAGALLVWDMIL; encoded by the coding sequence GTGAAAGATAGAATAAAAATAGATAGTAAAGAGCTAGGCAGGGGCTGTGCGCCTTACATCATTGCAGAGCTTTCAGCTAATCATGGCGGCGATATTGAGCTAGCCAAAAAGAGCATTTTTGCAGCAGCAAATGCTGGTGCGAGCGCAGTCAAGCTTCAGCATTATAAGCCTGAGACTATCACTTTTAACTCAAATGCGCCTGAATACATGATAACGTCTGGTCCTTGGGCTGGACAGAGCCTTTATGAGCTTTATAATGGAGCTTTTATGCCGTGGGAGTGGACGGCGGAGCTGGTAAAAACTGCAAAGGAAGCTGGTATTACGCTCTTTTCGTCGCCTTTTGATAAGAGTGCGATAGAGCTTTTGGAGAAATTTGATATGCCAGCTTATAAAATAGCCTCGACCGAGATTATTGACACGGCGTTAATAAAGCTTGCCGCAAGCACCAAAAAGCCGCTTATAATCTCAACTGGCAATGCAAGCTTAGCTCAGCTTGATGAGGCGATACAGACTGCGCTAAAAGCAGGGTGCGAGGAGCTTGTCGTACTAAAATGCACCAGTCACTACCCGAGCCTGCCTGAGGAGATGAACCTCTCTGCTATTAAAATGCTTTCAAAAATTTATGGCTGTGTTGTAGGGCTAAGCGATCACACAAGGGGTATTGCCGTGCCTGTGGCTGCTGTGGCTTTGGGGGCTAGTGTGATAGAAAAGCATTTCATGCTTGATTGTAGCGTAAAAAGCGCAGATGACTTTTTCTCTGTTACGGCTGATGAGTTAAAAGAGCTAGTAAGTGGCTGCAATGATGCATTTAAGGCCATTGGAAAGCCTGTGCTTGAGAGTGTAAATTTAAAAGCAGGACGCTCTTTAATTGCGGTTAAGGATATTGTAAAAGGCGAGAAGCTTATTTTTAATAAAAACTTTACCTCACTTCGTCCAGGCGGTGGCATAGAGCCAAAATATTATGATTTAGTGGATAAAAAAACAGCTAAAACCGACATAAAAGCAGGCGCGCTTTTGGTTTGGGATATGATTTTGTAG
- the uvrC gene encoding excinuclease ABC subunit UvrC, whose protein sequence is MQALEKNSLSQKLAKQIKELPENSGVYEYFDKDGKLLYIGKAKVLKNRVKSYFKFTPNLAPNPNVSLRIAKMISETVELKFIITPSEADALILENSLIKQLKPKYNILLRDDKTYPYIYVDLSEDFPRFEITRKVQKGKGVQYFGPYYKGASELLEALYLNFNLVQKKGCLKHKKACLFYQIKRCEAPCEGRISKQDYEMILKNAIAALNEPALLIPRLNEMMGKYAAMLDFEQAAAMRDKIELLKSLEIKVELDLAKMEDFEAFAVVCDMGLVCATRLSISGGRVNGVNSAISMAKDVQNEGIEEVYSQAILQAFGVDTPTISTKIYTLDKLADAQIIEEILLKRHGKKFSLKSPLKGEKRRICEIAAQNARAAILSSNKEYDLSAEKALAKLCGLSCVPETIEVFDNSHMQAQACVGAMIRYKNGKFIKSDYRHYHLSANNDYEQMRQTLTIRATRFDKLSPPDLWVIDGGEALLNLAKEIIASSGANVEVIAISKEKLDAKAYRAKGAAKDKIYSSNGTFSLATNDARLLLIQKLRDEAHRFAISFHQKTKRKNDLAASKLKQAGISEASLSKLVKFYGSFDKIYEASYEEVAKLTNKSIAAKISTLKDSTKGQNR, encoded by the coding sequence TTGCAAGCCTTAGAAAAAAATTCATTAAGCCAAAAATTAGCCAAGCAGATAAAAGAACTACCTGAAAATAGCGGAGTGTATGAGTATTTTGACAAGGACGGCAAACTCCTATATATAGGCAAGGCAAAAGTGCTAAAAAATAGGGTAAAAAGCTACTTTAAATTTACCCCCAATCTAGCACCAAATCCAAATGTATCCTTAAGAATAGCTAAGATGATTAGCGAAACAGTTGAACTTAAGTTTATAATCACTCCAAGCGAGGCTGACGCCTTAATATTAGAAAATTCGCTCATAAAACAGTTAAAACCAAAATACAACATACTCCTAAGAGATGATAAAACCTACCCCTATATTTACGTGGATTTATCCGAGGATTTTCCACGATTCGAGATAACTAGAAAGGTGCAAAAAGGCAAAGGTGTGCAATATTTTGGTCCCTATTATAAAGGGGCTAGCGAGCTACTTGAGGCTCTTTATCTAAATTTTAATCTCGTACAAAAAAAAGGCTGTTTAAAGCATAAAAAAGCCTGTTTATTTTATCAAATAAAACGCTGCGAAGCACCGTGTGAAGGCAGGATAAGTAAACAAGATTATGAAATGATTTTAAAAAACGCCATAGCTGCACTAAATGAGCCGGCATTACTAATTCCAAGACTAAATGAGATGATGGGAAAATATGCTGCTATGCTTGATTTTGAGCAAGCCGCAGCCATGCGCGATAAAATCGAGCTTTTAAAAAGCCTTGAGATAAAAGTCGAGCTTGATTTAGCCAAAATGGAGGATTTTGAAGCGTTTGCTGTGGTGTGCGATATGGGGCTGGTATGCGCTACTAGGCTTAGCATATCAGGAGGCAGGGTAAATGGGGTAAATAGCGCCATAAGCATGGCAAAAGACGTGCAAAATGAGGGCATAGAAGAGGTCTACTCTCAGGCGATTTTGCAAGCCTTTGGAGTGGATACTCCGACTATTAGCACAAAAATTTATACCCTAGATAAACTAGCAGACGCGCAGATAATAGAGGAAATCCTCTTAAAACGACACGGTAAAAAATTTAGCCTCAAAAGCCCACTAAAGGGCGAGAAAAGACGAATTTGCGAGATAGCCGCACAAAATGCAAGAGCTGCTATTTTAAGTTCAAATAAAGAATACGACCTGAGCGCAGAAAAGGCATTGGCAAAGCTATGCGGACTTAGCTGTGTGCCTGAGACAATAGAGGTCTTTGACAACTCCCACATGCAAGCACAAGCTTGCGTTGGGGCTATGATACGCTACAAAAATGGCAAATTTATCAAATCCGACTATCGCCACTACCACCTAAGCGCAAACAATGACTACGAGCAGATGCGCCAAACACTCACGATTAGGGCAACACGCTTTGATAAGCTAAGTCCGCCTGATTTATGGGTGATTGATGGGGGCGAGGCTCTGCTAAATCTAGCCAAAGAAATAATAGCAAGTAGCGGTGCGAATGTCGAAGTCATCGCAATTTCAAAAGAAAAGCTAGACGCAAAAGCCTACCGTGCAAAAGGGGCCGCAAAGGATAAAATTTACTCATCAAACGGCACTTTTAGCCTAGCTACAAATGATGCCAGGCTCTTACTCATTCAAAAACTAAGAGACGAGGCGCACAGGTTTGCTATTAGCTTTCATCAAAAAACAAAGCGTAAAAACGACCTAGCCGCCTCAAAACTAAAACAAGCTGGCATAAGCGAGGCAAGCCTTAGTAAATTAGTTAAATTTTATGGAAGTTTTGATAAAATCTATGAGGCTTCATATGAGGAGGTAGCAAAGCTTACAAACAAAAGTATAGCAGCCAAAATATCCACTCTAAAAGATAGCACAAAAGGGCAAAATAGATGA
- the nhaD gene encoding sodium:proton antiporter NhaD, whose protein sequence is MKSLLLFCLSLLPAFASDGAVAEHAINLSTTWVGVVCLIVFVAGYYFIAAEEVYHVNKAKPAIFIGTFMFILIGIYMAINGMDMQPLDHEVEHLILEIAEIVFFLTVAMTYIEALIDRDVFNTLKYNLVSKGYSYKRLFWLTGVIAFFLSPIADNLTTALILSTVLLTIDRTNKQFLVAGAINIVVAANAGGAWSPFGDITTLMVWAAGKSPFIDFLALFPASIIGWLITAWLLSWSVPAGSPHFDANTEQKFCIKHGGKPIIYLGIITIVCAVLSHQFFHLPAMFGMMFGLSLLGVYTYIFKKIYKNEEPLNLFHFISKIEHDTLLFFFGILSAVGALHYLGFLDYLVRLYDHFGFTSINIAVGFISAIVDNVPVMSAVLKSNPTMNADEWLLVTLTAGIGGSMISFGSAAGVGVMGKLKGIYTFGAHMAQAWKVLAGYIVSLVIWYVQFEILGLY, encoded by the coding sequence ATGAAATCACTCTTACTTTTTTGCCTATCGCTTTTGCCTGCATTTGCAAGTGACGGCGCAGTGGCAGAACACGCTATAAATTTAAGCACAACTTGGGTTGGTGTTGTCTGTCTTATAGTGTTTGTGGCTGGTTATTATTTTATAGCAGCAGAGGAAGTATACCATGTAAATAAGGCTAAACCAGCGATATTTATCGGTACTTTTATGTTTATACTAATAGGCATTTATATGGCTATTAACGGTATGGATATGCAGCCGCTTGATCACGAAGTCGAGCATCTTATCCTAGAAATTGCCGAGATTGTCTTCTTTCTTACGGTTGCTATGACTTATATTGAGGCGCTTATAGACAGAGATGTCTTTAATACTCTAAAATATAATTTAGTCTCAAAAGGTTACTCATATAAGCGTTTATTTTGGCTTACTGGTGTGATCGCCTTTTTCTTAAGCCCTATAGCTGATAACCTAACTACTGCACTAATTCTTTCAACTGTGCTTCTTACAATAGACCGTACAAATAAGCAGTTTTTAGTTGCTGGAGCTATAAATATCGTAGTTGCGGCTAATGCAGGTGGTGCTTGGAGTCCATTTGGCGATATTACCACGCTTATGGTTTGGGCAGCTGGTAAGTCTCCGTTTATCGATTTTTTAGCTCTTTTCCCTGCCTCTATCATAGGTTGGCTTATTACCGCATGGCTGCTTTCTTGGAGTGTTCCTGCTGGTAGTCCTCACTTTGATGCAAATACAGAGCAGAAATTTTGCATAAAACACGGTGGAAAGCCTATTATATATTTAGGCATTATTACCATTGTCTGTGCTGTACTTAGCCATCAGTTTTTCCACCTTCCAGCTATGTTTGGTATGATGTTTGGTTTATCTTTGTTGGGTGTTTATACATATATATTTAAGAAAATTTATAAAAATGAGGAGCCTTTAAATTTATTCCACTTTATATCAAAAATAGAGCATGATACGTTGCTGTTCTTCTTTGGAATTCTTTCAGCCGTTGGCGCGCTTCACTATTTGGGATTTTTGGATTATTTAGTCAGGCTTTACGACCATTTTGGATTTACGTCTATAAATATAGCAGTTGGCTTTATTTCGGCTATTGTGGATAACGTCCCAGTTATGAGTGCTGTATTAAAATCAAATCCAACCATGAATGCTGATGAGTGGTTGCTAGTGACATTGACTGCTGGAATCGGTGGCTCTATGATAAGCTTTGGTTCTGCTGCTGGGGTTGGCGTAATGGGTAAATTAAAAGGAATTTATACATTTGGTGCGCATATGGCTCAGGCTTGGAAGGTGTTAGCAGGCTACATTGTGTCACTTGTGATATGGTATGTTCAATTTGAAATTTTAGGATTATATTAA
- the guaA gene encoding glutamine-hydrolyzing GMP synthase → MKQADIVILDFGSQYTQLIARRLREQGFYAELMPFNATIEQIMAKSPKGIILSGGPASVYASDAYFCDEGIYELGLPMLGICYGMQLIAHHFGGSVRAANEKEFGKAKLSVTEPNALFDGLNSSQIVWMSHSDKVEELPINFKVIAVSENSEFCAYADEARKIYALQFHPEVQHSEHGTAILKNFAKNICGCESTWNMGSFAKSQIAKIKEEVGDAKVLCAVSGGVDSSVVAALLAHAVPENLIVVFVDNGLLRTNERTQVENIFKVKLGVNLITIDASDLFLGRLKGVRDPEQKRKIIGNTFIEVFDAEAAKHENVKFLAQGTLYTDIIESSVAGASKTIKSHHNVGGLPEDMKFKLIEPLREIFKDEVRALGLELGLSRDLVFRHPFPGPGLAIRIMGEVNEPSLNLLRKADVILRDELKSSGWYDKTWQAFCVLLNVNSVGVMGDNRTYENAVCVRVVDASDGMTASFSRLPYDLLENVSRRIINEVAGINRVVYDISSKPPATIEWE, encoded by the coding sequence ATGAAACAAGCTGACATTGTTATTTTAGATTTTGGCTCACAGTATACCCAGCTTATTGCTAGACGGCTAAGAGAGCAGGGATTTTATGCTGAACTAATGCCTTTTAATGCAACAATAGAGCAGATAATGGCAAAATCACCAAAGGGCATAATACTAAGCGGAGGACCTGCTAGCGTATATGCAAGCGACGCTTATTTTTGCGATGAGGGGATTTATGAACTAGGATTGCCTATGCTAGGTATTTGCTATGGTATGCAGCTAATTGCACATCACTTTGGCGGTAGTGTGCGAGCGGCAAATGAGAAAGAATTTGGCAAAGCAAAGCTAAGTGTAACCGAGCCAAATGCCCTTTTTGATGGGCTTAATAGCTCTCAGATAGTTTGGATGAGCCACTCTGATAAGGTAGAGGAGCTACCTATAAATTTCAAAGTTATAGCAGTGAGTGAAAATAGCGAGTTTTGCGCATATGCTGACGAGGCTCGTAAAATTTATGCGCTTCAGTTTCACCCAGAAGTCCAGCATAGCGAGCATGGTACAGCGATACTGAAAAATTTCGCTAAAAATATTTGCGGCTGCGAAAGTACGTGGAATATGGGTAGCTTTGCAAAATCTCAAATAGCCAAAATCAAAGAGGAAGTAGGCGACGCTAAAGTCCTTTGTGCGGTCAGCGGTGGGGTGGATAGCTCTGTTGTAGCAGCCTTGCTAGCTCATGCGGTGCCTGAGAATTTGATAGTGGTTTTTGTTGATAATGGGCTTTTAAGGACAAATGAGCGAACGCAGGTTGAAAATATCTTTAAGGTAAAGCTAGGGGTAAATCTTATAACAATTGATGCTAGCGACCTATTTTTAGGCAGATTAAAGGGCGTGCGCGACCCAGAGCAAAAGCGAAAAATCATAGGCAATACCTTTATCGAAGTCTTTGACGCTGAGGCGGCTAAGCATGAAAATGTCAAATTCCTAGCCCAAGGTACACTTTATACAGACATCATAGAAAGCAGCGTCGCAGGGGCTAGTAAAACCATTAAAAGCCACCACAACGTGGGCGGCTTGCCAGAGGATATGAAATTTAAACTCATCGAGCCACTGCGTGAGATTTTTAAAGATGAAGTGCGTGCTTTGGGGCTTGAGCTGGGGCTTAGCAGGGATTTGGTATTTCGCCATCCATTCCCAGGCCCAGGGCTTGCTATACGCATAATGGGCGAGGTAAATGAGCCTAGCCTAAATCTACTTCGCAAAGCCGATGTGATACTTCGCGATGAGCTAAAAAGTAGCGGCTGGTATGATAAGACTTGGCAGGCATTTTGCGTACTTTTAAACGTAAACTCGGTTGGCGTAATGGGTGATAATCGCACCTATGAAAACGCTGTTTGTGTGCGTGTGGTAGATGCAAGCGATGGCATGACGGCAAGCTTTTCAAGGCTTCCTTATGATTTGTTAGAAAACGTAAGTCGCCGAATTATAAATGAAGTAGCTGGCATAAACCGCGTAGTATACGACATCTCATCAAAGCCACCTGCAACGATAGAGTGGGAGTAA
- a CDS encoding ATP-binding protein, giving the protein MQNLLDYLLANEYLNPKPLDENKFENKKLGYKNVNHHFGFEFKDDFKSAFCNGLFKIDNRKFIPFVKNGEQIFLKSNFAIYGGLYPLKSIRDRVIGLCLDSKKKLKFEFEEYLNGECASFLLLLENNKKVEKSVLSDMKFISDGSELELDEIYQNKTLDEILLADTFEVGCLNLFISTTPYFLKYSKDFRLENGEFEAFCNSVFAEINRQFAGLELKSLQGLLYIIKNVLESELWFSFENIILDKVNQEFKIGNQSGEFLDFSNFKCLVSFSNETDTLLNSFFLSDLFLIKDKFKNNSANILLKEYFGLVQTNRVDLTKDSLALESFCESKFVSGAFLSRHKLNFLQQFALNKMFEKFKNQDGIYSVNGPPGTGKTTLIKDIVANIIINRASVLLDIDEADFWQKGDSDDLYKLNERLIGHEIIIASSNNKAVENISQNVPLASEIEGEFDYFADFATKLLGKECWGLICATLGNKKNRDNFKTKCLNNSKFDNALNIRHKELIRDNEFCGLSAFLFYYKKLFDGYLCDDIKTAKDKFSLSLKRVQDIIDDIFKTQSDLIQAKTEAIKIKQRLNWIDKETKTICNQLGFDVADKDYVEKRIDFLKQTKPSWLIKIFNKKRLKAWQNEYEGCLELFKNLSEKSQLQSKLNALNDKLQGFFEEDFKGTILKSHFNSDEYFMAAKECFKQALNLHKAFVLANGPKFATNLNVAFSQNASNDDRLWAFKSLFFIVPSISTTLASVSRFLSFAKDSEFGYAVFDEAGQASLSAGVGLLMRCKRAVVVGDPLQLEPVTVLPKSVNEILMKSFNVPDSFDITQHSLQSRADLAQKYGAFIKDDWVGSPLLVHRRCNKFMFEIANEISYAGLMVSAKADEFSFGLKKSLWLNVKSDNFSEHFSDNEFRVAQEFYHLLATKEANIKASDIAVVSPFKSVADKIKGSFKIKSQTSISGTIHTMQGREAKIVILILGGASEGARQWVCAKPNLLNVALTRAKEAIVVVGDFDNCKNLNLFRDFCDKFELKDISSDDDVVYD; this is encoded by the coding sequence ATGCAAAATTTATTAGACTACCTGCTTGCAAACGAATACTTAAACCCAAAGCCACTTGATGAGAATAAATTTGAAAATAAAAAACTAGGCTATAAAAATGTAAATCATCACTTTGGCTTTGAGTTTAAAGATGACTTTAAATCAGCCTTTTGCAATGGGCTTTTTAAGATTGATAATAGAAAATTTATCCCATTTGTAAAAAATGGGGAGCAAATTTTCCTTAAAAGCAATTTTGCCATTTATGGTGGCCTTTATCCGTTAAAGTCAATTAGAGATAGAGTTATTGGCCTGTGTTTAGATAGTAAAAAGAAGCTAAAGTTTGAATTTGAGGAGTATTTAAACGGCGAGTGTGCTTCGTTTTTGTTATTGCTTGAAAATAATAAAAAAGTGGAAAAATCGGTTTTAAGTGATATGAAATTTATCTCAGATGGTAGCGAGCTTGAGCTTGATGAGATATACCAAAACAAAACACTAGATGAGATACTCTTAGCCGACACTTTTGAAGTTGGCTGTTTAAATTTATTCATTTCCACTACGCCATATTTTTTAAAATATTCTAAAGATTTTAGGTTAGAAAATGGCGAATTTGAAGCGTTTTGCAACTCTGTTTTTGCAGAAATTAATAGGCAGTTTGCAGGACTTGAGCTTAAGAGCTTGCAGGGGCTACTTTATATTATAAAAAATGTTTTAGAAAGCGAGCTTTGGTTTTCGTTTGAGAATATAATTTTAGATAAGGTAAATCAAGAGTTTAAAATCGGCAATCAAAGTGGCGAGTTTTTAGATTTTTCAAATTTTAAATGCTTAGTGAGCTTTTCAAACGAGACAGATACCTTGCTAAATAGCTTCTTTTTATCCGACCTATTTTTGATTAAGGATAAGTTTAAAAATAATAGTGCAAATATCTTATTAAAAGAGTATTTTGGCCTAGTGCAAACTAATAGGGTGGATCTTACCAAAGATAGCCTTGCTTTAGAGAGTTTTTGCGAGAGTAAATTTGTAAGCGGCGCATTTTTAAGCAGGCATAAATTAAATTTTTTACAGCAGTTTGCACTTAATAAAATGTTTGAAAAATTTAAAAATCAAGACGGAATTTATAGCGTCAATGGTCCTCCTGGAACTGGCAAAACCACGCTAATAAAGGACATTGTCGCAAATATTATAATAAATAGGGCGAGCGTTTTATTAGATATTGATGAGGCAGATTTTTGGCAAAAAGGCGATAGTGACGACCTTTATAAGTTAAACGAGCGGCTAATAGGACATGAGATTATAATCGCTTCATCAAATAATAAAGCGGTCGAAAATATCTCACAAAACGTCCCATTAGCTAGCGAGATAGAGGGTGAGTTTGACTATTTTGCTGATTTTGCAACTAAGCTTTTGGGTAAGGAGTGCTGGGGGCTAATATGCGCTACCCTTGGAAATAAGAAAAATAGAGATAATTTTAAGACAAAATGCCTAAATAATTCAAAATTTGATAATGCGCTAAATATAAGGCACAAGGAGCTTATTAGAGATAATGAATTTTGTGGCTTAAGCGCATTTTTATTTTACTATAAAAAGCTTTTTGACGGTTATTTATGTGATGATATTAAAACTGCAAAGGATAAATTTAGCCTATCTTTAAAAAGAGTACAAGATATTATTGATGATATTTTTAAAACGCAAAGCGATCTTATACAGGCAAAAACCGAGGCTATAAAAATTAAACAAAGGCTAAATTGGATAGATAAAGAGACAAAGACTATCTGCAATCAGCTTGGATTTGACGTGGCGGATAAGGACTATGTAGAAAAAAGGATAGATTTTTTAAAACAGACAAAGCCTAGCTGGCTGATTAAAATTTTTAACAAAAAGAGGTTGAAAGCTTGGCAAAATGAGTACGAGGGCTGCTTAGAGCTCTTTAAAAATTTAAGTGAAAAATCGCAGCTACAAAGCAAATTAAATGCGTTAAACGATAAATTGCAAGGCTTTTTTGAGGAGGATTTTAAGGGGACTATATTAAAAAGCCATTTTAATAGCGATGAGTATTTTATGGCGGCAAAGGAGTGTTTTAAGCAAGCTTTAAATTTACACAAAGCTTTCGTGCTTGCAAATGGTCCAAAATTTGCCACAAACTTAAACGTAGCCTTTAGTCAAAATGCCTCTAATGACGATAGGCTTTGGGCGTTTAAATCGCTGTTTTTCATCGTTCCATCTATCTCCACCACGCTTGCAAGCGTTAGTAGATTTTTGTCATTTGCTAAAGATAGCGAGTTTGGCTACGCTGTATTTGACGAGGCTGGGCAGGCTAGTTTATCCGCTGGAGTTGGGCTTTTAATGCGTTGCAAGAGGGCGGTTGTGGTGGGCGATCCGTTGCAGCTTGAACCTGTTACTGTTTTGCCAAAGTCAGTAAATGAAATTTTAATGAAATCATTTAACGTCCCTGATAGCTTTGATATCACACAGCATTCATTGCAATCAAGGGCGGATTTAGCTCAAAAATACGGCGCTTTCATAAAAGACGACTGGGTCGGCTCGCCACTTTTGGTGCATAGGCGGTGTAATAAATTTATGTTTGAGATAGCAAATGAGATTAGTTATGCTGGACTAATGGTGTCTGCTAAGGCTGATGAGTTTAGCTTTGGGCTTAAAAAATCGCTTTGGCTTAATGTAAAAAGCGATAATTTTAGTGAGCATTTTTCAGATAATGAGTTTAGGGTGGCGCAGGAGTTTTACCACCTTTTAGCCACCAAAGAAGCTAACATTAAGGCTAGTGATATTGCCGTGGTATCGCCGTTTAAATCGGTTGCGGATAAGATTAAAGGCAGCTTTAAGATAAAATCTCAAACTAGTATTAGCGGCACAATTCACACCATGCAAGGCAGGGAGGCTAAGATTGTTATTTTAATCCTAGGTGGGGCTAGTGAGGGTGCTAGGCAGTGGGTTTGCGCTAAGCCAAATTTATTAAACGTAGCTTTAACAAGAGCAAAGGAAGCTATCGTGGTTGTTGGGGATTTTGATAATTGCAAAAATTTAAACCTTTTTAGGGATTTTTGCGATAAATTTGAGCTAAAAGATATAAGTAGCGATGATGATGTGGTATATGATTAA
- a CDS encoding GNAT family N-acetyltransferase, which yields MQICLATASDAGQIAQIYSYYVKNTAITFDYEAPDESAIGEQIKATLRQYPFIVAKEQGRVVGYAYASKLKNRQAYDWAVESSIYLPNTHISSGIGSALYDVLEGLLRAQGVASVFACIAAGHELEQSASILFHARRGFSEVGRWLGCGFKFNRWYDVIWMQKQLCDPGDSPKEPKPILELEARRLSDILGGANA from the coding sequence ATGCAGATTTGTTTAGCCACGGCCTCTGATGCTGGGCAGATAGCGCAGATTTACTCATACTATGTCAAAAATACAGCTATTACGTTTGATTACGAAGCGCCTGATGAGAGCGCTATAGGTGAGCAAATTAAGGCTACTTTAAGGCAATATCCATTTATCGTCGCTAAAGAACAAGGACGAGTAGTAGGCTATGCGTATGCGTCTAAGCTAAAAAACAGGCAAGCCTATGACTGGGCGGTGGAGAGTAGTATATATTTGCCAAATACCCACATATCATCAGGTATCGGTAGTGCGCTTTATGATGTGCTTGAGGGGTTACTGCGCGCTCAGGGCGTAGCTAGCGTGTTTGCCTGCATAGCTGCAGGGCATGAGCTAGAGCAGAGTGCGAGCATACTTTTTCATGCTAGGAGAGGATTTAGCGAGGTGGGTCGATGGCTTGGGTGCGGATTTAAATTTAACCGCTGGTATGACGTTATTTGGATGCAAAAGCAGCTTTGCGATCCAGGTGATAGCCCAAAAGAGCCAAAGCCCATTTTAGAGCTTGAGGCTAGGAGGCTTAGCGATATATTAGGTGGTGCTAATGCGTAG